Proteins encoded together in one Mugil cephalus isolate CIBA_MC_2020 chromosome 16, CIBA_Mcephalus_1.1, whole genome shotgun sequence window:
- the bhlha15 gene encoding class A basic helix-loop-helix protein 15 isoform X1 — translation MTGARRMQEVKFFMGGATLVISLDRLNWLSQRRCGDKGRTKSGEELNLWIPSGQMLQADEEKRSLICFCIRDGRGRAALKPWRTTDCRSSSRSSAFSLSPRYCSLLREPTQQSAFTSLDPFVTDFSKEDAWTRLILNMRDIISMIVKNLNMATKQDTITMDASCRFIILCDDAVPEQLIGMYSSRDCATFIGNAGRQMTMDLKKPTVQWPLSPNTSSEDDQIGNVIKDNLNTCSLRSLLKSSQNNNHPGGLSRRDGSVKMKKSVSFDEDVTVYLFDQESPTLELHSEPGTSMPSSNSCNLPIVSLEDSGLEWDDDFLTDCHFQHNTLSLPTQSWAAVSRPERCCLSQTCLFLTYVTESDLEL, via the exons ATGACTGGGGCTCGCAGGATGCAAG AGGTAAAATTCTTCATGGGTGGAGCCACTCTGGTTATTTCTCTGGACCGTTTGAATTGGCTTTCTCAAAGGAGATGTGGCGACAAAGGAAGAACAAAAAG TGGTGAGGAGCTAAATTTGTGGATACCCTCCGGTCAGATGCTTCAGGCTGATGAGGAGAAAAGGTCACTCATCTGCTTCTGCATCCGTGATGGAAGGGGAAGAGCCGCCCTAAAGCCGTGGAGGACCACTGACTGCAGATCAAGCTCGAGATCATCagccttctctctgtctcctcgaTACTGTTCACTTCTCAGAGAGCCTACCCAACAATCAGCATTTACTTCCCTAGATCCCTTTGTTACAGATTTCTCAAAGGAGGATGCTTGGACAAGACTTATATTAAATATGCGGGACATTATTAGTATGATCGTTAAAAATTTAAACATGGCAACCAAGCAGGATACAATCACAATGGATGCCAGCTGTAGGTTTATTATACTCTGCGATGACGCCGTACCAGAGCAACTTATTGGCATGTATTCCAGTCGGGACTGTGCAACATTCATTGGGAATGCTGGTCGTCAAATGACTATGGATTTAAAAAAGCCGACTGTCCAGTGGCCCCTTAGCCCCAACACCAGCTCTGAGGATGACCAAATTGGAAATGTTATCAAAGACAATTTAAACACATGCAGCCTGAGAAGTCTTCTGAAATCCTCCCAAAACAACAACCATCCAGGGGGATTATCCAGACGGGATGgaagtgtgaaaatgaagaagagTGTGTCCTTCGATGAAGATGTTACGGTGTACCTGTTTGATCAG gaGAGTCCCACTCTGGAGCTGCACTCTGAGCCCGGCACATCTATGCCAAGCAGCAATTCTTGCAACCTGCCAATTGTCTCATTGGAAGACAGTG GCTTGGAGTGGGATGATGACTTCTTGACTGACTGCCATTTTCAGCACAACACCCTTTCCCTGCCAACACAGAGCTGGGCTGCTGTGTCCAGACCAGAGCGTTGCTGTCTGTCCCAAACCTGCCTGTTCCTCACCTATGTCACCGAGTCAGACCTTGAGCTGTGA